In a genomic window of Streptomyces pristinaespiralis:
- a CDS encoding DUF6056 family protein: protein MAVGASGVTVASEVDSPGGTAGAVGRPEGRRGGPAVWAGLWPFALAALPLGLLVLASWFGRHVRPSADEWCFLPVVRDDGVLGLIGKFWFTDNGRLGNGLLVGLYAEFPVAGHQWFGLVSGLVMLVLLWALVVQVLRRAGQEVPRGVPLFVAAMVCAVFLFATPNTYKTFYWPAASVSHTVAPVLACAAVLPLLCARRRAGRVAAVVSAAFAGVFMGTLSEEASVVALVVLAGVVLFAPRFLAAPVRRLARVWSLAGAAGVAVGTMLLFLSPGSRNRRERYGAESTSMLSPDSLLGSLRGYVEILGTVFGTWQYLGAVGAGVLLGLVARGRPGRAPVPARPVLLLGLGAAAFLVAGWLCTVITYPVFGERVVTTERTWNDYLLLLVGLLVAAGAFLGRALRPYVRGRRSVVTTAAAAAVCAATVLSLVGPLVDLGRDMRVRAERWDHQDRYLREGAARGARELPYTPTPVARMLEPFGQQGRKVWPAQCVADYYRLDKVTYSERLP from the coding sequence ATGGCCGTCGGCGCATCGGGCGTCACCGTCGCGAGTGAGGTGGACTCCCCCGGCGGCACGGCGGGGGCCGTGGGGCGACCGGAGGGGCGGCGTGGAGGTCCGGCGGTGTGGGCGGGGCTCTGGCCGTTCGCCCTGGCGGCGCTGCCGCTCGGGCTGTTGGTGCTCGCGTCATGGTTCGGACGTCATGTGCGGCCCAGCGCCGACGAGTGGTGCTTCCTGCCGGTGGTACGGGACGACGGCGTCTTGGGACTGATCGGGAAGTTCTGGTTCACCGACAACGGGCGGCTGGGCAACGGCCTGCTCGTCGGTCTGTACGCCGAGTTCCCGGTCGCGGGCCACCAGTGGTTCGGCCTTGTCAGCGGTCTCGTCATGCTGGTGCTGCTGTGGGCCCTGGTCGTGCAGGTGCTGCGCAGGGCCGGGCAGGAGGTGCCGCGCGGTGTGCCGCTGTTCGTGGCGGCGATGGTCTGTGCCGTCTTCCTGTTCGCCACGCCCAACACGTACAAGACGTTCTACTGGCCCGCCGCGTCCGTGTCCCACACGGTGGCGCCGGTGCTCGCGTGCGCCGCCGTGCTGCCGCTGCTGTGCGCACGCCGTCGCGCGGGCAGGGTCGCCGCGGTGGTGTCGGCCGCGTTCGCCGGGGTGTTCATGGGGACGCTCTCCGAGGAGGCGTCGGTCGTCGCGCTGGTGGTGCTCGCGGGCGTGGTGCTCTTCGCGCCCCGGTTTCTCGCCGCGCCGGTGCGCCGCCTCGCCCGGGTCTGGTCGCTGGCCGGCGCGGCCGGTGTCGCGGTAGGGACAATGCTGCTGTTCCTCTCCCCCGGCTCCCGGAACCGCCGCGAGCGCTACGGGGCCGAGAGCACGTCGATGCTGTCCCCCGACTCGCTGCTGGGTTCGCTGCGCGGCTATGTGGAGATCCTCGGCACGGTGTTCGGCACCTGGCAGTACCTGGGTGCGGTGGGCGCCGGGGTGCTGCTGGGGCTGGTGGCGCGCGGGCGGCCCGGCCGGGCCCCGGTGCCGGCGAGGCCGGTGCTGCTGCTGGGGCTCGGGGCGGCGGCGTTCCTCGTCGCGGGCTGGCTGTGCACCGTGATCACCTACCCGGTCTTCGGGGAGCGGGTGGTGACCACCGAACGGACGTGGAACGACTACCTGCTGCTGCTCGTGGGGCTCCTCGTGGCGGCAGGTGCGTTCCTGGGGCGCGCGCTGCGGCCGTACGTACGTGGCCGCCGGTCCGTGGTGACGACGGCGGCTGCGGCGGCCGTGTGCGCGGCCACGGTGCTGAGCCTCGTGGGCCCGCTGGTCGACCTGGGCCGGGACATGCGGGTGCGGGCGGAGCGTTGGGACCACCAGGACCGGTATCTGCGCGAGGGCGCGGCACGGGGCGCGAGGGAACTCCCGTACACGCCCACGCCGGTGGCCAGGATGCTGGAGCCGTTCGGGCAGCAGGGGCGCAAGGTGTGGCCCGCGCAGTGCGTGGCGGACTACTACCGGCTGGACAAGGTCACTTACTCAGAGCGGCTTCCCTGA
- a CDS encoding glycosyltransferase family 2 protein produces the protein MTTVHTSVVVPCFNEDDVIDLFHQELVAALEPTGTEFEICYVDDGSGDGTRARLKQLAATDPRVRYTSFSRNFGKESAMLAGLRMSRGEAVVLMDADLQHPPHLLPRMLELHRHGYDQVVARRDRTGEGTLRTILSQRYYRLVRRFMDVEVVDGAGDFRLLSRRAVEAVLSMPESNRFSKGLFSWIGFDTVSFAYTNVQRAAGSSKWGGRRLLNYGIDGLLSFNTRPLRLAIHTGLWLFLSALAYTVWILFNVVLDGVETPGYATLIAAVVGLGGIQLATLGIIGEYVGRIYHETKRRPHYVVRETDDSGAAQPGPAVREAALSK, from the coding sequence ATGACAACGGTCCATACTTCGGTCGTCGTGCCGTGCTTCAACGAGGACGACGTGATCGACCTGTTCCATCAGGAACTCGTCGCGGCACTCGAGCCGACCGGCACAGAGTTCGAGATCTGCTACGTCGACGACGGCAGCGGCGACGGGACCAGAGCGCGCCTCAAGCAGCTCGCCGCGACGGACCCGCGCGTCCGCTACACCTCCTTCAGCCGCAACTTCGGCAAGGAGTCCGCGATGCTCGCCGGACTGAGGATGTCCCGCGGCGAGGCCGTCGTCCTCATGGACGCCGACCTGCAGCACCCGCCCCACCTGCTGCCGCGCATGCTCGAGCTGCACCGCCACGGCTACGACCAGGTCGTCGCCCGCCGTGACCGCACCGGCGAAGGCACACTGCGGACGATCCTCAGCCAGCGCTACTACCGGTTGGTCCGCCGCTTCATGGACGTCGAAGTGGTCGACGGCGCGGGGGACTTCCGGCTGCTGTCCCGCAGGGCGGTCGAGGCCGTGCTGAGCATGCCCGAGTCCAACCGCTTCTCCAAGGGACTCTTCTCCTGGATCGGCTTCGACACCGTCAGCTTCGCCTACACCAATGTGCAGCGTGCCGCAGGAAGCTCCAAGTGGGGCGGCCGGCGGCTGCTCAACTACGGCATCGACGGGCTGCTGTCCTTCAACACCCGCCCGCTGCGCCTGGCCATCCACACCGGTCTGTGGCTCTTCCTGTCCGCGCTCGCCTACACGGTGTGGATCCTCTTCAACGTCGTCCTGGACGGCGTCGAGACCCCCGGCTACGCGACCCTGATCGCCGCCGTAGTGGGCCTCGGCGGGATCCAGCTCGCCACCCTCGGGATCATCGGCGAGTACGTGGGCCGCATCTACCACGAGACCAAGCGCCGGCCCCACTACGTGGTCCGGGAGACCGACGATTCCGGCGCCGCGCAGCCCGGTCCCGCCGTCAGGGAAGCCGCTCTGAGTAAGTGA
- a CDS encoding lytic polysaccharide monooxygenase has protein sequence MTGRRRTPVAAAVAALTGAVPLLLAAGAPALAHGTPTDPVSRAAVCGLDGAQRASGACRAAVAANGGDPIGAWDDLRLPGVDGRDQEAVPDGQLCSAGLDAYRGLDTARRDWPATPLRSGGTFTLTYRSSIPHRGTFELYLTRQGYDPAAPLRWADLDTRPIATATDPALTDGAYRIGGRLPAGLTGRHVLYTVWRNTDTPDTYYSCSDVVLTPGNGQQGDGRQGASGPGTPPSQLPSEPAGGATGAASPGPPAEPAPSLAPGEPTPGEPEAGAPAPAPSSGRAAPAPAGSASGSSPTVLFGAAAAALALVSVCGSVVLRRRNHL, from the coding sequence ATGACCGGACGTCGCCGTACCCCTGTTGCCGCCGCAGTCGCCGCACTGACCGGCGCCGTACCGCTGTTGCTGGCCGCCGGCGCACCCGCTCTGGCCCACGGGACGCCGACCGACCCGGTGAGCAGAGCCGCCGTCTGCGGACTGGACGGAGCACAGCGCGCGTCGGGCGCGTGCCGGGCCGCCGTCGCCGCGAACGGGGGCGACCCCATCGGCGCGTGGGACGACCTGCGGCTGCCCGGCGTCGACGGCAGGGACCAGGAGGCCGTACCCGACGGACAGTTGTGCAGCGCGGGCCTCGACGCCTATCGCGGCCTGGACACCGCCCGCAGGGACTGGCCCGCCACACCGCTCAGGTCCGGTGGCACGTTCACCCTCACCTACCGCTCCAGCATCCCGCACCGGGGAACCTTCGAGCTGTACCTGACCCGCCAGGGGTACGACCCGGCCGCGCCGCTCCGGTGGGCCGATCTCGACACCCGCCCGATCGCCACGGCCACCGATCCCGCGCTCACGGACGGCGCGTACCGGATCGGCGGACGCCTGCCCGCAGGGCTCACGGGCCGGCATGTGCTCTACACGGTATGGCGGAACACGGACACCCCTGACACCTACTACTCGTGCTCGGACGTGGTCCTCACACCCGGGAACGGTCAACAGGGCGACGGCCGACAGGGCGCGTCAGGGCCCGGAACCCCGCCCTCGCAACTGCCCTCCGAGCCGGCCGGCGGGGCCACCGGCGCGGCGTCGCCGGGACCACCCGCCGAGCCCGCCCCGTCCCTGGCGCCCGGTGAACCGACGCCCGGCGAACCGGAGGCCGGGGCCCCGGCTCCGGCGCCGTCCTCCGGCCGGGCCGCCCCGGCGCCCGCGGGCAGCGCCTCCGGCAGCAGCCCCACGGTCCTGTTCGGTGCGGCCGCCGCGGCCCTCGCCCTGGTCTCCGTCTGCGGATCGGTGGTCCTGCGGCGCAGGAACCACCTCTGA
- a CDS encoding endonuclease/exonuclease/phosphatase family protein, whose protein sequence is MSEAVEHRAEGSRTFARRLGIRCPAPGSWGTDHRGYSRLRRGRVLAALAVLVACLLTFHSAVPNTVGRIGSLLETFLPWLGLAVPLLLVTALLRRSVTALVALLLPAAAWSILFAPRPAPASEERAGLVAVQHNVNDVNTDPAGTARTLLRVRPDLVALEEVTPAALLAYENELARHLPHHAVVGTVGLWSAHPLEDVRPVDIKPRGFGPGWNRALRATAVTPQGPVAVHVAHLPSVRLGLRHGFSSAWRDESARLLGAALAAEKEARVILLGDLNSTVDDRGLDPVLAQVGVAGEGFAFSWPASFPVARIDQIMARSAAVTRVRSLPATGSDHLPITATITL, encoded by the coding sequence ATGAGCGAAGCGGTCGAGCACCGCGCGGAGGGGTCCCGGACCTTCGCCCGGCGGCTCGGCATCCGGTGTCCCGCGCCGGGCAGTTGGGGGACGGACCACCGCGGGTACTCGCGACTCCGCCGGGGGCGCGTTCTCGCCGCCCTCGCCGTCCTCGTCGCCTGCCTGCTCACCTTCCACTCCGCCGTCCCCAACACCGTCGGCCGGATCGGCAGCCTGCTCGAGACGTTCCTGCCCTGGCTGGGTCTCGCCGTTCCCCTCCTGCTGGTGACGGCGCTGCTGCGCCGTTCCGTCACCGCGCTCGTCGCCCTGCTGCTGCCCGCCGCCGCGTGGTCGATCCTCTTCGCGCCCCGGCCGGCGCCCGCGTCGGAGGAACGGGCCGGCCTCGTGGCCGTGCAGCACAACGTCAACGACGTGAACACCGACCCGGCAGGCACGGCACGGACCCTGCTGCGGGTGCGCCCGGACCTCGTCGCCCTCGAGGAGGTGACGCCCGCCGCGCTGCTCGCCTACGAGAACGAACTGGCGCGGCACCTGCCGCACCACGCGGTCGTCGGGACGGTCGGCCTGTGGTCGGCACATCCGCTGGAGGACGTGCGGCCGGTGGACATCAAGCCGCGCGGCTTCGGACCGGGATGGAACCGCGCCCTGCGCGCCACAGCCGTGACCCCGCAGGGCCCCGTCGCCGTCCACGTCGCCCATCTGCCCTCGGTGCGCCTGGGACTGCGGCACGGCTTCAGCTCGGCGTGGCGCGACGAGAGCGCCCGGCTGCTGGGCGCCGCCCTCGCCGCCGAGAAGGAGGCCAGGGTGATCCTGCTGGGCGACCTCAACAGCACCGTCGACGACCGCGGGCTCGACCCGGTACTGGCCCAGGTCGGGGTGGCGGGAGAGGGCTTCGCCTTCAGCTGGCCGGCGTCCTTCCCCGTCGCCAGGATCGACCAGATCATGGCCCGGTCGGCGGCGGTGACCCGCGTCCGTTCACTGCCGGCCACAGGCAGCGACCATCTGCCGATCACCGCCACGATCACCCTGTGA
- a CDS encoding TetR/AcrR family transcriptional regulator, with protein sequence MTKQAEGAHGRPARGRGRRPADEVRADVFRVVGEVLLKEGMANLTFEGVARLSGVSKTTLYKWWPSKGALALDGYFHAVEETLAFEDTGDIRADLTRQLRAFAHLMTRTPAGRVVTELVGQSQTDENLATAFRSLYSSERRRLAGERLTRAKEQGQIRDEIDVQVLVDQLWGAVYHRMLIPDEPVTDDFVVALVANLFDGITPSAGSHPTVQQPASSAQDGH encoded by the coding sequence GTGACGAAGCAGGCCGAGGGCGCCCACGGCCGCCCGGCCCGCGGGCGCGGGCGCCGCCCGGCCGACGAGGTCCGCGCGGACGTCTTCCGCGTGGTCGGGGAGGTGCTCCTGAAGGAGGGAATGGCCAACCTGACCTTCGAGGGAGTGGCCCGCCTGTCCGGTGTCAGCAAGACGACGCTGTACAAGTGGTGGCCCTCCAAGGGCGCCCTCGCCCTGGACGGCTACTTCCACGCCGTCGAAGAGACTCTCGCCTTCGAGGACACCGGCGACATCCGCGCCGACCTCACACGCCAGCTGCGTGCGTTCGCGCACCTCATGACCCGAACACCGGCCGGGCGGGTGGTGACGGAGCTGGTCGGCCAGTCCCAGACCGACGAGAACCTGGCCACCGCCTTCCGCTCCCTGTACTCCTCCGAACGCCGACGGCTGGCCGGGGAGAGACTGACGCGCGCCAAGGAGCAAGGACAGATCAGGGACGAGATCGACGTCCAGGTCCTCGTCGACCAGCTCTGGGGGGCCGTCTACCACCGCATGCTGATCCCGGACGAGCCCGTGACCGATGATTTCGTCGTCGCCCTGGTCGCCAACCTGTTCGACGGAATCACCCCGTCCGCCGGGTCGCACCCCACCGTGCAGCAGCCCGCGTCCAGCGCGCAGGACGGCCACTGA
- a CDS encoding nuclear transport factor 2 family protein — translation MSTTHLPAAIRTFIDATNSADSEAFVAAFTPDAHLNDWGRTYRGREGVRDWDRTDNIGVQARFQLLGSSPGDGPDTYVVNLRVSGNGYNGTGSLTFRLRDGLIADLRIG, via the coding sequence ATGTCCACCACACACCTGCCCGCAGCGATCCGCACGTTCATCGACGCCACCAACAGCGCCGACTCCGAGGCCTTCGTCGCCGCGTTCACCCCCGACGCCCATCTGAACGACTGGGGCCGGACGTACCGGGGCCGCGAAGGCGTCCGGGACTGGGACCGCACCGACAACATCGGCGTCCAGGCGCGGTTCCAGCTGCTCGGCTCGTCGCCGGGCGACGGTCCGGACACCTATGTCGTGAACCTGCGGGTGTCCGGCAACGGCTACAACGGCACCGGCTCGCTGACCTTCCGCCTGCGCGACGGTCTCATCGCGGATCTGCGGATCGGGTGA
- a CDS encoding SDR family oxidoreductase — translation MSSVVLITGAATGIGNLTARALAAAGHTVYASMRSVRGRNAGHAEELLRLGRREGHDIRVVELDVQSDASAEAAVATILEDAGRLDTVVHNAGHLYVGYVEAFTPEDVHRLLDVNVVGIQRVNRAVLPHMRSRRSGTLLYVGSTTSVVVPPFLGPYVASKFAADALAQVTAYEVGRFGIGTTIVMPGPFTQGTEHFPNAGHAGDAARTSAYAALDPMVARNEKATEALFPPGVDAHPRAVADEIARIIALPAGSRPFRTVVDFSQAGVEEVNEVLRRAQEQFVTRLGFGELLHVEGTQS, via the coding sequence ATGTCATCCGTGGTACTCATCACCGGCGCCGCCACCGGCATCGGCAACCTCACCGCCCGCGCGCTCGCCGCCGCCGGCCACACCGTCTACGCGAGTATGCGCAGCGTCCGGGGCCGCAACGCCGGCCACGCCGAGGAGCTCCTGCGGCTCGGCCGCCGCGAGGGGCACGACATCCGCGTCGTCGAGCTCGACGTGCAGTCCGATGCCTCGGCAGAAGCGGCCGTCGCGACCATCCTCGAAGACGCCGGCCGCCTCGACACGGTCGTCCACAACGCAGGGCACCTCTACGTCGGTTACGTCGAGGCCTTCACGCCGGAGGACGTCCATCGCCTCCTGGACGTCAACGTGGTCGGTATCCAGCGCGTCAACCGGGCTGTTCTCCCGCACATGCGGTCACGCCGCTCTGGCACGCTCCTCTACGTCGGCAGCACCACCTCGGTGGTGGTTCCGCCCTTCCTCGGCCCTTACGTGGCGTCGAAGTTCGCCGCGGACGCGCTCGCCCAGGTCACGGCGTACGAGGTGGGCCGGTTCGGCATCGGGACCACCATCGTGATGCCGGGTCCCTTCACCCAGGGAACCGAGCACTTCCCCAACGCCGGCCACGCCGGTGACGCCGCACGCACCAGCGCCTATGCGGCGTTGGATCCGATGGTGGCCCGCAACGAGAAGGCCACGGAGGCACTGTTCCCGCCCGGCGTGGACGCCCACCCGCGTGCCGTCGCCGACGAGATCGCCCGGATCATCGCCCTTCCGGCCGGCTCCCGCCCCTTCCGGACCGTCGTCGACTTCAGCCAGGCCGGAGTGGAAGAGGTCAACGAGGTCCTGCGTCGTGCCCAGGAGCAGTTCGTCACCCGTCTCGGCTTCGGCGAACTGCTCCACGTCGAAGGAACACAGTCCTGA
- a CDS encoding SDR family oxidoreductase, whose translation MTSTNSTTPRVALVTGGSGGIGKAVVERLAADGFALAVHYAGNKAKADALVEQITASGGQAVAVGGDVADEEAMAAAFDAAETAFGGIDVVVNTAGIMVLAPIATLNLDDLDRMHRTNIRGTFVVSQQAARRVRSGGAIINVSTSVTRTQLPTYGAYVASKAAVQSITLILARELRGKDITVNTVAPGPVATPLFLEGKDETTISNFAKATPLERLGEPRDIAESVAFLAGPARWVNGQVLYTNGGLA comes from the coding sequence ATGACCAGCACGAACAGCACCACCCCCCGCGTCGCGCTTGTGACCGGCGGTTCCGGTGGCATCGGCAAGGCCGTCGTCGAGCGGCTCGCCGCGGATGGCTTCGCCCTCGCGGTGCACTACGCCGGCAACAAGGCCAAGGCCGATGCCCTGGTCGAGCAGATCACCGCGTCCGGCGGCCAGGCCGTCGCGGTCGGCGGCGACGTGGCCGACGAGGAAGCGATGGCGGCCGCCTTCGACGCCGCCGAGACGGCCTTCGGCGGGATCGACGTGGTGGTCAACACTGCCGGGATCATGGTGCTCGCGCCGATCGCCACGCTGAACCTGGACGACCTGGACCGGATGCACCGCACGAACATCCGTGGCACCTTCGTCGTCTCCCAGCAGGCCGCCCGCCGCGTACGGTCCGGTGGCGCGATCATCAACGTGTCCACGTCGGTCACGCGCACCCAGCTGCCCACCTACGGGGCGTACGTCGCCAGTAAGGCCGCGGTGCAGAGCATCACGCTGATCCTCGCCCGCGAACTGCGCGGCAAGGACATCACCGTCAACACCGTCGCGCCCGGTCCGGTCGCCACCCCGCTCTTCCTCGAAGGCAAGGACGAGACCACGATCTCCAACTTCGCCAAGGCCACCCCGCTGGAGCGGCTGGGCGAGCCTCGCGACATCGCCGAGTCGGTCGCCTTCCTCGCCGGCCCCGCCCGCTGGGTCAACGGCCAGGTCCTCTACACCAACGGCGGTCTCGCCTGA
- a CDS encoding FG-GAP repeat domain-containing protein, giving the protein MPVPLARSTRGRLARAITTVLAITLGATAPTAPAHAAPVAGGGLAADAASTADPIAYPKAGRLVGAGVTGFLTTSGTSISTFQRYSDSAGQTYDGAVYLRSTPTTDFLVFRGGSKITQRNLATNGSLEVPVGSLTGDARWAGAAADAVFTTVVTEAGTVLRKHVDEAPTVTVTGLPADATSVMVTPATPAHAKVTFTQNGLGKWGLLDLATGVLTLGAPGIGAQAVSATHTAWSVDAATDLRVFVADRATGEVHEAPVPPVPSPGHPQVGLVGDWVLYGQKGGMDFAQPSVHHAITAYNVTTKATVKVLDHAYEFTSAPDGSLYARGGLVGRGEGMYRFAATGGDTLKAELVATTGEPTEVVATDSTVPPVVLDLDQAKGFTFKWTLSREVSNPKLTVRHVRTGKTHTMTAAPSSTPTFAWVDNNWYEDVPNGDHTWELTGSPVNGIGPDVTAGGTFTVVRKAQPHDFNDNGSPDLLSRDSAGRLWRTDLFYRPIDERRGINEASARTYLGSGWGVYDSIEAAGDLGGTPVGDLLARDRSGVLWLYQGKGTGNFAARVQVGGGWQVYDKITSGSDLTDDGRVDALATDRSGVLWLYTGTGNATKPFLPREKIGTGWGMHNDITAVGNIAGGTAGDLVARDKDGVLWLYLGKGDGSFAPRTKIGGGWNAFRPLIAAGDADGDGRPDLMGLGTPYQLSKLYKSTGDWKVPFRTGEVMYLEQVNANLSDLVF; this is encoded by the coding sequence ATGCCCGTGCCCCTGGCCCGTTCGACGCGAGGGCGGCTCGCCCGCGCCATCACCACGGTTCTCGCCATCACGCTCGGGGCGACCGCGCCGACCGCTCCCGCGCACGCCGCTCCGGTCGCGGGCGGGGGGCTCGCGGCGGACGCGGCGTCGACCGCGGACCCGATCGCGTACCCGAAGGCCGGCAGGCTCGTCGGGGCCGGTGTGACCGGCTTCCTGACGACCTCCGGCACCAGCATCTCGACCTTTCAGCGCTACTCGGACAGTGCCGGGCAGACATACGACGGCGCCGTGTACCTGCGGTCGACGCCGACGACCGACTTCCTGGTCTTCAGGGGCGGGTCCAAGATCACTCAGCGGAACCTGGCGACGAACGGTTCCCTCGAGGTTCCCGTGGGTTCCCTGACGGGTGACGCGAGGTGGGCGGGCGCGGCGGCTGACGCCGTCTTCACGACCGTCGTGACCGAGGCCGGCACGGTGCTCCGCAAGCACGTCGACGAGGCCCCCACGGTGACGGTCACCGGCCTTCCGGCCGACGCGACCTCCGTCATGGTCACGCCCGCCACGCCCGCCCACGCCAAGGTCACCTTCACGCAGAACGGGCTGGGCAAGTGGGGCCTCCTCGACCTCGCCACCGGCGTCCTCACCCTCGGCGCCCCGGGGATCGGCGCGCAGGCGGTCTCCGCGACCCACACCGCGTGGTCCGTCGACGCGGCGACGGACCTCCGGGTCTTCGTCGCGGACCGGGCCACCGGCGAGGTGCACGAGGCCCCGGTGCCCCCGGTGCCCTCGCCCGGCCACCCCCAGGTCGGCCTGGTCGGCGACTGGGTGCTGTACGGGCAGAAGGGCGGGATGGACTTCGCCCAGCCGAGTGTCCACCACGCCATCACCGCCTACAACGTCACCACCAAGGCGACGGTGAAGGTGCTCGACCACGCCTACGAGTTCACGTCCGCCCCCGACGGCAGCCTGTACGCGCGGGGCGGCCTCGTCGGCCGGGGCGAGGGCATGTACCGTTTCGCGGCCACGGGCGGCGACACCCTGAAGGCGGAGCTGGTCGCGACGACCGGCGAGCCCACCGAGGTCGTCGCCACGGACTCCACCGTGCCCCCGGTGGTCCTCGACCTGGACCAGGCCAAGGGGTTCACCTTCAAGTGGACGCTGTCCCGCGAGGTGTCGAACCCGAAGCTCACCGTCCGCCATGTGCGGACCGGGAAGACCCACACCATGACGGCGGCGCCCAGCAGCACGCCGACGTTCGCCTGGGTCGACAACAACTGGTACGAGGACGTCCCCAACGGCGACCACACCTGGGAGTTGACCGGCTCGCCGGTCAACGGCATCGGCCCGGACGTCACCGCCGGCGGCACGTTCACGGTCGTCCGCAAGGCGCAGCCGCACGACTTCAACGACAACGGCAGCCCCGACCTGCTCAGCCGGGACTCCGCCGGCCGCCTGTGGCGCACGGACCTCTTCTACCGTCCGATCGACGAGAGGCGCGGTATCAACGAGGCGTCGGCCCGGACCTACCTCGGTTCGGGCTGGGGCGTCTACGACAGCATCGAGGCCGCCGGCGACCTGGGCGGTACGCCGGTCGGCGACCTCCTGGCCCGCGACAGGTCCGGCGTGCTCTGGCTGTACCAGGGCAAGGGCACCGGCAACTTCGCCGCCCGGGTCCAGGTCGGTGGTGGCTGGCAGGTCTACGACAAGATCACGTCCGGCAGCGACCTGACCGACGACGGCCGGGTGGACGCGCTCGCCACCGACAGGTCCGGTGTGCTCTGGCTCTACACCGGCACCGGCAACGCCACGAAGCCGTTCCTCCCTCGCGAGAAGATCGGTACCGGCTGGGGGATGCACAACGACATCACGGCTGTCGGCAACATCGCGGGCGGTACCGCCGGCGATCTCGTCGCCCGTGACAAGGACGGTGTCCTCTGGCTCTACCTGGGCAAGGGCGACGGCTCGTTCGCGCCCCGCACAAAGATCGGCGGCGGCTGGAACGCGTTCCGTCCGCTGATCGCCGCCGGTGACGCGGACGGCGACGGGCGCCCCGACCTCATGGGCCTCGGCACGCCCTATCAGTTGTCGAAGCTGTACAAGAGCACCGGCGACTGGAAGGTCCCGTTCCGAACCGGCGAGGTCATGTACCTGGAGCAGGTCAACGCGAACCTGTCGGACCTCGTGTTCTGA